Below is a genomic region from Alosa alosa isolate M-15738 ecotype Scorff River chromosome 24, AALO_Geno_1.1, whole genome shotgun sequence.
tttttttagccccccccatggatgaaattctacgaaacttggcatacccccagacccccagagaatgccaggtcaatcatacacataaaatttggtgcagttctgaacatcttaactgaagatagtggcgattaaagcagaataatattgcattttcatttttgaccggggggggcaaatcacaaatgagtgattatgagccaggttgatgtgggcccttgagaccaacataccataaagattcacagagaactgtgtctgccctaccctcctttcggggtccagtccagcgggggctgctgatcaaaacaaaaaaaacgatggttccatgctatccatgtggggttacatgcccactgtttttgtgtaccccggtctttcagtgtcccgaatccttgttggtgtatcgtcactaaatgtacacataaattattttattgtaaggcccccatgaacgaaagtacacaaaacttggcatgcattcagagggtgtcatagtgatcctacacttttaatttcgtgcagttttgaccttgtcagccagagatattgagatgaaaacacctaatttttgctttttaatttttaactaggtggctatacatgaaataagtggtaatgggatgggttgacatgccccttaagaccaacatacaaaaaagaaaaagaaaagaaaaaaataaaaaatctgactaaacctatatgatcgcCGCCGGCTCTaagggcggtcataataacagcTTCAATATCATAGGGAGAATGGCATCCCTGTCACTGTGCACCCAGAACATATGGCATTGTAATACATAACTGATGACGGGAAAAGTGacttcttttattactttttgaCACACCCATTGTTTTGTAATGTGCAGGGCAGCATAATAGACTGTCATGGAACTTTACACTTAATGGATAGTGTTGAAACGTGATAAGGGGTATAAGCACTTGCAAAAAGGAGCTTTAATGATCCCCACACCACACAAATACAGCACAGCAATAGAATGTAGTTAATTTACTTAAAAATAACAGTTTCAAACTCAGTACTAATTTATAGACAGAGAATGCCTATGCCTGCCTCATACATACTTTTCAGCTGCTTGTGTACGATCTAAGCTAACTACAGATCTAAGCTAACTACagacctctttctctctctcttttctctttctctttctctttctaagctccctccctctctcacccttcaTTTTCTATCCTAAAACTCATTGTCCTTGGCTCATGTTGTATGCAGAATGCGTGATTTGTACCTtacagcagtgtttttcaaccttttttgtgccacggcacacttttgacacttaaaatgttccacggcacactaacatcctgtgtgaagaaaaaataaacataccatagcctaaaatttcaaataatacacagatatggccttattatggcttctatgctagacctgctcaataaaacaagcgccctctgtttcatttgtaggtgactatatctaatttaattgttgttatgaactggatatgtgatgattctgtgaatactggatatcgggccccgttgtacaatgcctggctgcataccacaaatagtgcaatcatacaatcaatgagagcatgtggttataaattctttgatgcaacagttgcttttctggaccagtgagtgacatttgggtaaatttctgcggcacacctgatgatctttcacggcacactagtgtgccccggcacagtggttgaaaaacactgccctACAGTATATAACAATTTTTCATAGTGGGCGAAACATGCACATAACattgtgatctctctctctatctgtctctctctctctcattcattcacagacacacacacacacacacacactgtcccaaaCAGTTCTACTAACTTATAAGTATTGTTGGTGTTTTACTTAAAACCATGGTATTTAGTTAACCCAGCAAGACACTTTTGAGTTATCTTAGTGAAGTGAGGTAGTGAGGTTTTAATTGTATTCGATTATATGTTTTTGAGTAAACATTGCCCATTACATCTTCATTTTTGAGTAACCAGTCATAAATCGCTAGTCGTGTCTGACGTCATCAACATCATCAATGTCTTCGGAAAAACCAAGATGGCTACTATTAGGCGAATATGACAGATCTTCATGCAAAACGACCTACAGCCGACACCAGTCATGGCTTCTATACAATATACCAAAGATAAGTGAAAAATGTATGACACCTTAAATGACACCTTGAGATAATTTGAGAGACAATAATCTGAACTCCtaaaattaatattaaaaataatcatgAAGGAAGATCTGACATAAGTTCTTCCACATCTTAGGGGCCAAATCTACAAAGTTGTCACACTCAAGTGTGACTCTGGAGCAGCCAGCAAACCTTGATGAAGGCATCTGATTGGTCGCCAACGAACATGTTAATCAGCCAATTCAAATTTGCTCTGCAGAGCATATTCAAAGTTGCTAACAGATTTGTCTGGGTTAgatgggttcacccaggctaccaTGGATATATAGCAGTTTAAAGAGGTgttgagacacacatacattttgtaCAGAACAGGCTTGAGAAAGACTAAAGGAGTAACCACCATAAGGATGTCATGtaaagtttgagaaacattttGTTCTGGTGGGAGTGGCTGAGGTTGGGGATGGGGAAGGGagaaccagaaaaaaaaaaaacacatttatgtAATTTATGAATAAATTAGCATGTATCTGCAATCCattcattcaaaataaaaaatccaTTTATATATAATGTTTCTTTTCAAACACAGATTACATTCTTCAGCTTTTAGGAATGTGGAAATGGGAACACTAGTGGTTTGTTCCACACAGCAGAATTGAAGTAACTGTTTAAGCCTGGTCTCTTTCTCATCCACAGACTCAACCTGAAACACTCTATCAATGAGTAACACATAGggaacacactgcacacaagaGAGGTAGAGATAACCAAGGATAAGAGACCAGTGTTCTGGGATCCTACCTGTCACCCACAGGTGTGATCACACAGGGTGCACAATTTAACACCGACAAACTCAACATGGTGAGACTGTCTTTATTTGTTGTCGCGTGGGGATGGAAGCCATTAGCATCAAGACCTCCTGTCTAGTCCCTCTGGTCATtcttcccattctctctctggcCAGAGTGACCACATTTGACCAGTGTAACCAGTTCTTTCTGAATGGATTGAGCCCCACTGTCCTGACGGATCCCAGCAACAGCGATCGCTACCAGCAGATATGCCAGTGCCTCCTCGACCAGAACGGGAGTCCACAGTACTTCTACGCCACCCTGTATGACACTCAGAACAAGATACCCATCTATTCAGCGTATAATCTCAGCCACATCAATTTGAACAGGGAGGATCGCTGGTATGTTGAGCCACAGGTTAGTgtaattgtctctctctctctctctgtggttgtGGTTTATGGGTTTTTATGTGGTTTATTTCACTGTTGAAGATGTAAATAAAGGAAAATAAggcacataaataaatacataaatagtaATTAAAGAAATCCTACATCCCAAATAAGCAATCTTGATATACAGTATCCACATTCAAACATTTCCAGACCTGTGACCTCACTATCCTCCCCCTTGATTCCTGATAGATTGACGGTGGCCAGTTTGAGTGCATGGGAGGGCAAAACCAGATCCCCATAGCCAACCGTGGGCAGAAGCAGGCTCTGAACAGAGACTATGATGGCTCTGGCTATGACAAAGGCCACCTGTTCCCGGTGTTCCACACGTCCACCAAAGACGCCATGCTGGCAACCTCCACCCTGACCAACGCCGCCCCACAGGACCCCACCTTTAACAGGGGCAGGTGGAGGGTCCACGAGGAAGAGCTGGTGGAGCTGGCTAAGGACTGCCTTCGAGCCTTCACAGTCACTGGAGTCGTGCCTGGGAACAGCCACATCGGGGATGGAGTGAGGGTGGCCAAGCACTACTGGAGCGCCCTCTGCTGTCTGAAAAAGGAAGGGCATCTCTCTCGAGCGTTCATAGGACCCGATAATAACGGGCAGGTTCAGGGATTAAGTGTGAAGGACTTGGAAACACGGCTGAGTGGATCAGACCATTTCAACACTGTATTTACTGTGTTCAGGGGTGGATGTTGACCATTGCAAGATCAAAGCTTTGTCTTGACTTTAGATTCATGTTGTATTTACAATAAATaagaaatattgttttgttgtcCAGTTTTTATGTTTCTTATTTCTAAAATGGATAGTTCCATTCCTTGGTTATGATTGGCCAATTTATGTCACTGTAAAACCCAGTGCAATGTTGACCGCCTTTCATTCTACCTGACTGCGCCACCAATTGATACAAGATTTAGAGCTGCTGTATCTCTGGgctgcttggcaaccattctgatAGAGAACCTATATTTCTATCAGAAAGACTCAGGGAAGTATAATGAAAGTTAACACATGTTTTAATCCATCAAAGGATACACAAAATACATAGGCAACAATAAGatagtctttggcgtaggcctcGTCCTAGGTCAATGAATGTGCAGACCCTTGCAGATCCTGCCGGAATGCAACGGCAGATGGCGGAGCCTACCCCCAAAGAATAAGAAATAAAGATACCCACCAGAAATGTTTAGATGGTCATCCTCTCTGAAATAGAGCATAACAATATTAAACAGTGCATGTTGTAACCCGAGGAGATGAAtcagagaaagcaagaaagagtaTCCGATGACCTGAATAAATATACTATT
It encodes:
- the wu:fd46g04 gene encoding endonuclease domain-containing 1 protein produces the protein MEAISIKTSCLVPLVILPILSLARVTTFDQCNQFFLNGLSPTVLTDPSNSDRYQQICQCLLDQNGSPQYFYATLYDTQNKIPIYSAYNLSHINLNREDRWYVEPQIDGGQFECMGGQNQIPIANRGQKQALNRDYDGSGYDKGHLFPVFHTSTKDAMLATSTLTNAAPQDPTFNRGRWRVHEEELVELAKDCLRAFTVTGVVPGNSHIGDGVRVAKHYWSALCCLKKEGHLSRAFIGPDNNGQVQGLSVKDLETRLSGSDHFNTVFTVFRGGC